Below is a window of Syntrophomonas wolfei subsp. wolfei str. Goettingen G311 DNA.
TAATCACTTCCGCGTTTTCTTCACCCACTTTTTTCAGAATTTTGTCCAGGCCTTTGTTAAAGAGATAGGCCGTATACGAGCCTTCTGGCATTTTTTCCCTGCGTTCCAGAATAATATCATATAATTCATAAAGTATTCCTGGCCCCCCGCCAGCGGCGCCGTAAACCGCTGACAGGTCAAATATGGGGCTTTCTACCTCTTTCCCGTCAAGGGTCCGGTAAAAACAGCTGTAGTGCCCGGTATGACAGGCTACCCCCGTTTGCGCCACCTTGATCAGCAGGCAGTCATTATCACAATCAAAAGATATTTCCTTTACCTCCTGCACATGCCCTGATTCTTCCCCCTTTTGCCATAGTTTCTGGCGACTGCGGGAATAAAACCAGGTTTTGCCGCTTTCCAGGGTACGAGCCAGGGATTCCTTATTCATATAGGCCAACATCAATACCTGACCGTTCTCAAAATCCTGAATTATGGCGGGAAGCAAACCCTTTTCATCGAATTTTAAATTATCTATCATAATCTTACTGCCACTCCTTTAGCCGCCAGGTATTCCTTGGCCTGCCGCACCGTATATTCACGAAAATGAAAAATTGAAGCACAGAGAACGGCATCAGCCTTGCCCTGAGTAATGGCTTCATAGAGATGTTCCAGCTTGCCGGCTCCGCCCGAGGCGATAACCGGTATCCCGACCTGCTCGCTTATAGCGGCGGTAAGCTCAATGTCATACCCGTCTTTGGTTCCATCCTTATCCATACTGGTTAAAAGTATTTCTCCAGCTCCCAGGCTTTCCACCTTACGGGCCCATTCCCGGGCATCCATGCCAGTGGCAACCTGTCCCCCATCAATATAAACCTCCCATGAATTCTCACTGATGCGCCGGGCATCGATAGCCACCACGATACACTGGCTGCCAAATTTAACTGCTCCTTCTTTAATTATCTGCGGATCCCTTATGGCCGCTGAATTCATAGAAACCTTATCCGCTCCTGCCTTTAATATATTGCTGATATCATCCAGGGTTCTTATCCCTCCACCGACAGCAAAGGGAATAGAAACCTCGCGGGCGGTTTGCCGCACTACCTCCACCATGGTTTGGCGCTCCTCGGAGGTGGCGCTGATATCCAGAAACACCAGTTCATCAGCCCCTTCTTTATCATAAAAAGCCGCAAATTCCACCGGATCGCCGGCATCCCGTAAATTAATAAAGTTTGTTCCTTTTACCACCCGGCCGCCATGTACATCCAGGCAGGGAATAATCCTTTTAGCCCGCATCAAATCACACCCCATATATTAAAATTTACTTTCCGCTTCCCTAAGAGCATCAACCAAACCTATCTTGCCGTCATAGAGGGCCTTGCCGATAATGGCCCCGCTCACCCCGTCATTCTCCAACTCTTTCAAGGCTCTTATATTGTCCAGACTACTTACCCCTCCGGAAGCAATAATATCCAATCCGGTGCTACTGGCCATCTCTTTTATGGCCGCCAGGTTGGGACCCTGCAAAAGCCCGTCTCGCGAGACATCTGTGTATATGGCCGTTTGTATCCCCAGAGCTTTCATCTGCAATCCAAAATCTATAGCGCTTACTGAAGAAGTGGAAACCCATCCTTCCACCGCCACCATGCCCTCCTTAGCATCCAGGCCCAGTACTATGCGCTCAGGGCCGAACTTATCCAGCAGGTTGGCGATGAAGTCCGGGTGGGAAACCGCTCGGGTTCCAATTATTACCCGGCTGGCACCCAAAGCCAGAAGCTTTTCCACATCGCTTAGCTGACGCAGGCCTCCGCCTACTTGAAAACTAATGTCAATCGCTGCAGCTATCGCTTCAATAGCTTTAAGGTTCTGGGGACTGCCCTGGAAAGCACCATCGAGATCAACAATGTGTAAGAATGAAGCGCCCTGCTCCTGAAAAGAACGGGCTACATTGGCGGGGGCATCAGAATAAACCGTTTTGTTTTCCACCCGGCCCT
It encodes the following:
- the hisA gene encoding 1-(5-phosphoribosyl)-5-[(5-phosphoribosylamino)methylideneamino]imidazole-4-carboxamide isomerase, whose protein sequence is MIIYPAIDLKDGQCVRLVQGRVENKTVYSDAPANVARSFQEQGASFLHIVDLDGAFQGSPQNLKAIEAIAAAIDISFQVGGGLRQLSDVEKLLALGASRVIIGTRAVSHPDFIANLLDKFGPERIVLGLDAKEGMVAVEGWVSTSSVSAIDFGLQMKALGIQTAIYTDVSRDGLLQGPNLAAIKEMASSTGLDIIASGGVSSLDNIRALKELENDGVSGAIIGKALYDGKIGLVDALREAESKF
- the hisIE gene encoding bifunctional phosphoribosyl-AMP cyclohydrolase/phosphoribosyl-ATP diphosphatase HisIE, which translates into the protein MIDNLKFDEKGLLPAIIQDFENGQVLMLAYMNKESLARTLESGKTWFYSRSRQKLWQKGEESGHVQEVKEISFDCDNDCLLIKVAQTGVACHTGHYSCFYRTLDGKEVESPIFDLSAVYGAAGGGPGILYELYDIILERREKMPEGSYTAYLFNKGLDKILKKVGEENAEVIIAAKNRDKAELVYETSDLLYHLLVLLVEQGVSLSEVFSELKSRR
- the hisF gene encoding imidazole glycerol phosphate synthase subunit HisF, which produces MRAKRIIPCLDVHGGRVVKGTNFINLRDAGDPVEFAAFYDKEGADELVFLDISATSEERQTMVEVVRQTAREVSIPFAVGGGIRTLDDISNILKAGADKVSMNSAAIRDPQIIKEGAVKFGSQCIVVAIDARRISENSWEVYIDGGQVATGMDAREWARKVESLGAGEILLTSMDKDGTKDGYDIELTAAISEQVGIPVIASGGAGKLEHLYEAITQGKADAVLCASIFHFREYTVRQAKEYLAAKGVAVRL